Proteins encoded in a region of the Populus nigra chromosome 3, ddPopNigr1.1, whole genome shotgun sequence genome:
- the LOC133689304 gene encoding probable LRR receptor-like serine/threonine-protein kinase At3g47570, whose translation MRSRFGVHHAIILLFSINGFVNGGENETDQEALLEFKTKITSDPLGIMNLWNTSVQFCQWYGVKCSPKHQRVTVLDLNSQLLQGSISPHLGNLSFLQVLHLYNNSFSSEIPPDLGRLRRLKMLRLHNNLLSGEIPSNISSCLNLISITLGRNNLIGRIPLEFSSLLNLQLLNVEFNDLTGGIPSFFGNYSSLQVLSTTFNNFGGTLPDTLGQLKNLYYISMGANFLTGTIPSSLYNLSFLSIFCFPQNQLQGTLPSDLGNKFPYLVELNVGDNQITGSIPISLSNSSYLERLTIAINGFTGNVPSLEKMHKLWWLSISTNHLGTGEARDLDFLSTVSNATSLQLMAINVNNFGGMLPSAITNFTSLSIMTLDSNRIFGSIPAGLGNLVNLEMLYMGKNQFTGDIPEEIGKLQQLKKLGLQGNKLSGNIPSSFGNLTLLTHLYMYQSSLKGSIPPELGKCQNLLLLNLSQNNLTGAIPKEVLSIPSLTIYMDLSRNKLIGSLPTEVGTLTNLGILDISHNMLSGEIPGTLGSCVRLESLFMQNNFFQGTIPSSFISLRGLQVLNLSHNNLTGNIPDFFLDFRALATLNLSFNNFEGLVPTDRVFRNSSAVSVVGNSKLCGGIAEFQLLECNFKGTKKGRLTLAMKLVIAASALLCAALVLTSLFLLFVKRKKVEPTPTSPKNSVFQMSYRSLLKATDGFSLTNLLGVGGFGSVYKGMLDNDEKLVAVKVLNLLNPRASKSFKAECEVLRNVRHRNLVKLLTACSGSDYQGNDFKALVYEFMVNGSLEEWLHPITPGIDEARESSRSLNFVQRLNIAIDISCALEYLHRGCRTPIVHCDLKPSNVLLDDEMIGHVGDFGLARFFPEATNNLSFNRSSTNGVRGTIGYTAPEYGMGNEVSTSGDVFSYGILLLEMFSGKRPTDEIFEDSLNLHTYMKAALPGKVEEILDPILVQEIKGETSSSCMWNSKVQDCVVSVIEVGIACSAELPSERMDISEVTAELQAIKEKLLRSEDMGTQEVQVVLQS comes from the exons ATGAGATCAAGATTTGGTGTTCATCATGCAATCATTCTCCTCTTTAGCATTAATGGCTTTGTTAATGGAGGAGAGAATGAAACAGACCAAGAAGCCTTGCTTGAATTCAAGACCAAGATCACCAGTGACCCTCTTGGCATCATGAACTTATGGAATACATCAGTTCAGTTTTGCCAGTGGTATGGTGTCAAATGTAGCCCTAAGCACCAAAGGGTTACTGTTTTGGACCTTAACTCACAGCTCCTCCAGGGGTCCATATCACCACACCTTGGAAATCTCAGCTTTCTACAAGTCTTACATCTCTATAACAACAGCTTCAGCAGTGAAATTCCCCCGGATTTAGGCCGGTTGCGCAGGCTAAAGATGCTGCGGTTGCATAATAATTTGCTCAGTGGAGAAATTCCTTCCAATATTTCAAGTTGCTTGAACCTTATCAGCATCACACTTGGTCGCAACAACTTGATAGGCAGGATTCCATTGGAATTCAGTTCTTTATTGAACCTTCAATTACTGAATGTCGAGTTCAATGATCTGACAGGAGGAATCCCTTCATTTTTTGGCAATTATTCATCTCTACAAGTGCTGAGCACAACCTTCAACAATTTTGGTGGAACACTCCCTGATACTCTTGGTCAACTAAAGAACTTGTATTACATTTCAATGGGTGCAAACTTCTTGACCGGTACCATCCCTTCATCACTAtacaatctttcttttttgagtattttttgCTTCCCACAAAACCAGCTTCAGGGGACTCTCCCCTCAGACTTGGGCAACAAATTTCCTTACCTTGTTGAGCTTAATGTTGGTGACAACCAAATTACTGGAAGCATTCCAATTTCGTTGTCCAATTCTTCATACCTGGAGAGACTTACTATCGCCATAAATGGATTTACCGGAAACGTGCCTTCGTTGGAGAAGATGCATAAACTTTGGTGGCTAAGCATCTCCACAAATCATCTTGGAACTGGGGAAGCTCGTGATTTGGATTTCTTGTCTACCGTTAGCAACGCAACTAGTTTGCAGCTTATGGCTATAAACGTCAACAATTTTGGTGGGATGTTGCCTAGTGCcatcaccaactttaccagCCTTAGCATAATGACCCTGGATTCTAATCGGATATTTGGGAGCATCCCAGCTGGTTTGGGAAATTTGGTTAACTTGGAGATGCTATATATGGGGAAAAACCAATTCACAGGTGATATTCCTGAAGAAATTGGAAAACTTCAGCAACTAAAGAAGTTGGGTCTTCAAGGAAACAAATTATCAGGTAACATTCCATCTTCTTTCGGAAACTTAACCCTGTTGACCCATCTCTACATGTATCAAAGCAGTTTAAAGGGTAGCATCCCACCAGAACTAGGCAAATGCCAAAACTTGTTGTTATTGAATCTCAGTCAAAACAACCTTACTGGTGCAATCCCAAAAGAAGTTTTGAGCATCCCATCCTTGACAATCTATATGGACCTATCACGAAACAAATTGATTGGTTCCCTTCCTACAGAAGTAGGAACTTTGACAAATCTTGGAATATTGGATATTTCGCATAACATGTTGTCTGGAGAAATTCCAGGCACTCTTGGCAGTTGTGTAAGATTGGAATCTTTGTTCATGCAAAACAACTTCTTTCAGGGTACTATCCCCTCATCTTTTATTTCATTGAGAGGTCTACAAGTTTTAAATCTGTCACACAACAACTTGACTGGAAACATTCCagattttttcttggattttcgCGCGTTGGCTACCTTGaatctttctttcaataattttgagGGTTTGGTACCGACAGATAGAGTGTTTCGGAATTCGAGTGCAGTTTCAGTGGTTGGAAACAGTAAGTTATGTGGCGGCATTGCTGAGTTCCAGCTACTCGAATGCAATTTCAAAGGGACTAAAAAGGGGAGATTGACACTTGCAATGAAACTAGTCATTGCTGCTTCTGCACTTCTGTGTGCAGCATTGGTCCTAACTTCTCTGTTTCTCTTGTTCGTTAAGAGGAAAAAAGTAGAACCCACTCCAACCTCTCCCAAGAACTCAGTTTTCCAAATGTCTTACCGTAGTCTCCTCAAAGCCACTGATGGGTTCTCCTTGACTAATTTGCTTGGTGTGGGTGGTTTTGGGTCTGTCTACAAAGGCATGCTTGATAATGATGAAAAGCTTGTTGCAGTGAAGGTGCTAAACCTTCTAAACCCTAGAGCTTCCAAGAGCTTTAAAGCCGAATGTGAGGTTTTGAGGAATGTCAGGCATCGAAATCTTGTCAAGCTACTGACTGCATGCTCTGGCAGTGACTATCAAGGAAATGATTTCAAGGCTTTGGTTTATGAATTCATGGTTAATGGGAGCCTTGAGGAGTGGCTGCATCCGATAACTCCTGGAATCGATGAGGCACGTGAATCATCAAGGAGCTTGAACTTTGTTCAGAGACTTAACATTGCCATTGATATTTCTTGTGCTCTAGAGTATCTTCACCGTGGTTGCAGAACACCAATCGTTCACTGTGATCTCAAGCCAAGCAATGTTCTCCTCGACGATGAAATGATAGGACATGTAGGAGATTTTGGGCTGGCAAGGTTCTTTCCTGAAGCCACTAATAACCTATCCTTTAATCGGTCAAGCACCAATGGAGTAAGAGGAACTATTGGCTACACTGCTCCAG AATATGGTATGGGAAATGAAGTGTCGACATCTGGTGATGTATTCAGTTATGGAATCCTGTTATTGGAGATGTTCTCAGGGAAGAGACCGACTGACGAAATCTTTGAAGACAGCTTGAACCTTCATACCTACATGAAAGCTGCTTTGCCGGGAAAAGTGGAAGAAATTTTGGATCCAATTCTTGTTCaggaaataaaaggagaaacaaGCAGCAGTTGTATGTGGAATAGCAAAGTGCAGGACTGCGTCGTTTCAGTAATTGAAGTAGGAATTGCTTGCTCTGCTGAATTGCCTAGCGAACGGATGGATATCAGTGAGGTTACCGCTGAGCTACAGGCGATTAAAGAAAAACTTCTTAGAAGTGAAGACATGGGGACACAAGAAGTACAGGTAGTATTGCAGTCATGA
- the LOC133689595 gene encoding exocyst complex component EXO70A1-like: MAESVKSDGKGDDRIENLIAARKSLKLSLEKSKSLGLALKKAGPILDEMKQRLPSLEAAVRPIRADKEALVAAGGHINRAIGPAAAVLKVFDAVHGLEKSLLSDPRNDLPGYLSVIKRLEEALRFLGDNCGLAIQWLEDIVEYLEDNVMADERHLLNLKKSLKGLRELQSEDERAHLDGGLLNAALDKLEGEFWRLLTEHSVPLPMPSSSTLGEQAVIAPSQLPVSVIHKLQAILGRLRTNNRLEKCISIYVEVRSSNVRASLQALDLDYLEISIAEFNDVQSIEGYIAQWGKHLEFAVKHLFEAEYKLCNDVFERLGLDVWMGCFSKIAAQAGILAFLQFGKTVTESKKDPIKLLKLLDIFASLNKLRLDFNRLFGGAACIEIQNLTRDLIRRVIDGAAEIFWELLVQVELQRQIPPPPDGNVPILVSIITEYCNKLLGDNYKPILSQVLVIHRSWKHEKFQERILVGEVLNIIKAIELNLETWTKAYEDTILANLFAMNNHYHLYKHLKGTKVGDLLGDSWFKEHEQYKDYYATIFLRDSWGKLPGHLSREGLILFSGGRATARDLVKKRLKTFNEAFDEMYKKQSSWVVPDRDLREKICQQIVQAVVPIYRSYMQNYGPLVEQDGSSNKYAKYSVQALEQMLSSLFLPKPGRYASFKGRQLSDKFNNGVADLRRTTSAVV, translated from the coding sequence ATGGCTGAATCGGTGAAGAGTGACGGTAAAGGCGATGATAGGATTGAGAATTTGATTGCTGCAAGGAAGTCATTGAAGTTAAGTTTAGAGAAGTCGAAATCTTTAGGGCTTGCTCTTAAGAAAGCTGGACCTATTTTAGATGAGATGAAACAAAGATTGCCTTCTCTAGAGGCAGCAGTGCGCCCCATTCGTGCAGACAAGGAAGCACTTGTAGCTGCTGGGGGCCACATTAACCGTGCTATTGGCCCTGCAGCTGCTGTGCTTAAGGTTTTTGATGCTGTTCATGGGTTGGAGAAGTCGTTGCTATCAGATCCGAGGAATGATCTTCCTGGGTATTTGTCAGTGATAAAGCGACTTGAGGAGGCTTTGAGATTTCTGGGGGATAATTGTGGATTGGCAATTCAGTGGTTGGAGGATATAGTGGAGTATTTGGAGGATAATGTTATGGCAGATGAGCGGCATCtgttgaatttgaagaagtcaTTGAAAGGTCTTAGGGAATTGCAAAGTGAAGATGAAAGAGCTCATCTTGATGGTGGGCTTTTAAATGCTGCTTTGGATAAATTGGAAGGTGAGTTTTGGCGGCTGTTGACAGAACATAGTGTGCCGCTGCCAATGCCATCATCTTCAACACTTGGTGAACAGGCAGTCATTGCACCATCACAATTACCTGTGTCTGTTATTCACAAGTTGCAAGCCATTCTTGGGAGGTTGAGAACTAATAATAGACTTGAAAAGTGCATATCAATATATGTAGAAGTTCGCAGTTCGAATGTTAGAGCTAGTTTGCAGGCACTGGATTTGGATTACCTTGAGATCTCAATAGCTGAATTCAATGATGTGCAGAGCATAGAAGGTTATATAGCCCAGTGGGGCAAGCATTTGGAGTTTGCTGTGAAGCACCTGTTTGAAGCGGAGTACAAACTTTGTAATGATGTTTTTGAGAGGCTTGGCTTGGATGTTTGGATGGGATGCTTTTCCAAAATAGCTGCTCAGGCTGGCATTCTCGCGTTCCTTCAATTTGGGAAGACTGTTACAGAAAGTAAGAAAGATCCAATCAAGCTTCTGAAATTGTTGGATATATTTGCATCTCTGAACAAATTAAGGTTGGATTTTAACAGGCTTTTTGGCGGAGCAGCCTGCATTGAAATCCAAAACCTTACAAGGGATCTCATTAGGAGGGTGATTGATGGGGCAGCTGAGATTTTCTGGGAACTTCTTGTTCAGGTGGAGTTGCAGAGGCAGATTCCACCTCCTCCAGATGGGAATGTTCCGATACTGGTTAGCATCATTACTGAGTACTGTAATAAACTGCTTGGGGATAATTATAAACCTATCCTGAGCCAGGTTCTGGTCATTCATCGAAGTTGGAAGCACGAGAAGTTTCAGGAAAGGATTCTTGTTGGTGAGGTTCTGAACATAATTAAAGCCATTGAGCTCAACCTGGAGACATGGACAAAGGCTTACGAAGACACAATCCTAGCTAACCTTTTTGCCATGAACAATCACTACCATTTATACAAGCACTTGAAGGGAACAAAAGTTGGGGATCTCTTAGGAGATTCTTGGTTCAAAGAACATGAACAGTACAAGGACTACTACGCTACAATCTTCTTGAGAGATAGTTGGGGGAAGCTTCCAGGTCATTTAAGTCGGGAAGGCCTAATTCTGTTCTCAGGTGGGCGTGCCACTGCCCGTGATCTTGTCAAGAAAAGGCTGAAAACTTTCAATGAAGCTTTCGATGAAATGTATAAGAAGCAGTCTAGCTGGGTTGTGCCAGATAGAGATCTCAGGGAGAAGATATGCCAGCAGATTGTGCAGGCAGTTGTGCCTATTTATCGGAGCTATATGCAGAACTATGGTCCTTTGGTTGAGCAAGATGGAAGCTCAAATAAATATGCAAAATACTCTGTGCAGGCTTTGGAGCAAATGCTGAGCTCGCTATTTCTGCCAAAGCCAGGAAGATATGCAAGTTTCAAAGGCAGGCAGCTTAGTGACAAATTCAACAATGGTGTTGCTGATCTTCGACGGACAACCTCTGCAGTGGTGTGA
- the LOC133687758 gene encoding probable sarcosine oxidase, whose protein sequence is MEYSSYQFDVIVVGAGIMGSSTAYQLAKRGQKTLLLEQFDFLHHRGSSHGESRTIRATYPEDYYCDMVKESSQIWEQVQSEIGYKVYFKAQQFDMSPSDNKSLRSVISSCERKSIPYRVLDRQQVSDRFSGMINLPENWFGVLTDVGGVIKPTKAVSMFQALAFQRGAVLRDNMEVKNVVKDEVKGGVNVETADGKKFWGKKCVITAGAWVRKLVKTVGGLELPIQALETTVCYWRIKEGHEAKFAIGSDFPTFASYGEPYVYGTPSLEFPGLIKISVHGGYPCDPDKRPWGPAGISLDSLKEWIKGRFSGLVDNGGPVATQSCMYSMTPDEDFVIDFLGGEFGKDVVIGGGFSGHGFKMAPVVGRVLADLVLSGEAKGVEMKYFRVQRFQDNPKGNVKDYEDQVNSFSNHK, encoded by the coding sequence ATGGAATACTCCAGCTACCAATTTGATGTTATCGTTGTCGGTGCCGGCATTATGGGCAGTTCCACTGCCTATCAACTAGCAAAAAGAGGCCAAAAAACTCTGTTGCTAGAGCAATTTGATTTCTTGCACCACCGTGGATCCTCACATGGCGAGTCACGAACTATACGTGCAACTTACCCTGAAGACTACTACTGTGACATGGTTAAGGAATCCTCACAAATTTGGGAGCAGGTTCAATCAGAGATTGGCTACAAGGTTTATTTCAAAGCACAGCAATTCGATATGAGCCCCTCGGATAACAAGAGCCTTCGCTCGGTTATCTCTAGCTGCGAAAGAAAGTCCATCCCATATCGCGTCTTAGACCGGCAACAAGTGTCCGACCGATTCTCAGGCATGATTAACCTGCCGGAGAATTGGTTTGGCGTGTTAACTGATGTTGGCGGGGTTATAAAACCCACTAAGGCAGTGTCCATGTTCCAGGCATTGGCTTTCCAGAGGGGTGCAGTTTTGAGAGACAACATGGAGGTGAAAAACGTTGTGAAAGATGAGGTAAAAGGAGGGGTAAATGTGGAGACTGCCGATGGTAAAAAGTTTTGGGGTAAAAAATGTGTGATTACTGCTGGGGCTTGGGTAAGAAAGTTAGTTAAAACGGTTGGTGGGCTTGAATTGCCCATACAAGCCTTGGAGACTACAGTGTGTTATTGGAGGATCAAGGAGGGGCATGAGGCGAAGTTTGCCATTGGAAGTGATTTTCCTACGTTTGCAAGCTATGGGGAGCCCTACGTTTACGGCACACCGTCGTTGGAGTTTCCAGGATTGATCAAGATTTCTGTGCACGGAGGGTACCCTTGTGACCCTGATAAGAGGCCATGGGGTCCAGCTGGGATTTCATTAGATTCTCTGAAGGAATGGATCAAGGGGAGATTCTCAGGCTTGGTTGATAATGGCGGACCTGTTGCAACTCAGTCATGTATGTACTCAATGACCCCAGATGAGGATTTTGTGATTGATTTTCTCGGCGGGGAGTTTGGGAAGGATGTGGTGATTGGTGGTGGGTTTTCGGGTCATGGGTTCAAGATGGCTCCAGTTGTGGGCAGGGTTTTGGCTGACCTTGTGCTTAGTGGGGAGGCGAAGGGCGTGGAAATGAAGTACTTTAGGGTTCAAAGGTTTCAGGATAATCCTAAAGGGAACGTGAAGGATTACGAAGATCAGGTCAACTCCTTTTCAAACCACAAGTAA